A window of Phacochoerus africanus isolate WHEZ1 chromosome 11, ROS_Pafr_v1, whole genome shotgun sequence genomic DNA:
CGGAAACTGTTTGATTAAGACAAGAACTTAATTTGATAAGACAAGCCCTTCATTTGATTAGGACAATGTGCCTAAGATGAGGGGCCTCGTGGGTTAACCATTTCCTTTCTCAAGATGAGGCTACCTCGCGGGGCTGAGGTGCTAAGCTTTGTGCCTGGTGTTAGCACCTGGCTGAGCAAGTGCCCCCTGAGGTTGAGGGAGAGTGAGGGAGGTTGAGAGAATTGAGAGCAGCCAGGAAACCATGGTTTAGGCCTGTGCCAAGGACTGCCTTTGCCAGGATGGCGCTGCCTCCAGGCGTTCTATCCCAGCAACGAAGCTTTGTCTTCGGATGGGGGGCTGTTGTCTTCCCTGCCTTTTCCGCtggccttccttccctcccacctgctcgatggaagagatgcagagggcaAGGTATGCGGGAAGGGGCACAGAGCTTTTACGCCCTCTCCCCAGATCTTCATGTGGTCACCAACCTGGAACCTCCTCAatccctgcccttttttttttggtcttttttgttttttagggccatacccttggcatacggaggttcccgggctacaggtccaattggagttgtagccaccggcccacaccagagccacagtaacatgggatccgagccttgtctgcaacctacaccaacggttcatggcaactccggatccttaactcgctgagagAGGTCGGGGACCcctgaacctgcatctcatggatcgTCGTTGGgttcgtctccactgagccacagcaggaacttctcctTTTGGGATTTTACGGAGGCTTCATTACGTAGACAAGATCCATTGAATCTTTGGCCGATTTCAATGTCTAGACCCTCTCCCCTCTTCGGagtttggggagtgggagggaaactTAAAGCGCTCTGATCACCAGGTTGATTCTTCTGACAACCGGCTCCCATCCTTAGGCGACCTGGGGGCTTTCTGAGAGTCACCTCATTGACGTAACAAAAGACATCTTTATGGCTCTCTTTACCTGGGGAATTCTGAAGAGTTCCGTGCCAGGAATAGGACAAAGACTGAAGGTCTATTTCTTACTATAATCACAGCATCACATAAGTTAAtgtaattattcccatttttacaGCTGAGACCGAGACTCACTGAGGTAACTTGCACAAAATCATTCAACGTTTAAAAGGCATCGTCGTGGTCTCTGCACCTGGGTCAGAAAGAAGAACtttccagattcaaagcaaggtgaagaaaagacaaatttattgAGGTGAGAGATGACGTTAAAACAGTGGGTCAGCTTCCTGATAACGAGGGGGAGAGCCGACCCCGGGCACATGggcatgtctgtttttatagccccggaagaggagaggtctcaggatacgcctgctgacctgctgattggttggggaaagaggggtcttatgatacacttgctggttgacTGGGGCTGTGTAAGGCCATATGGGGCGGGATGAAGAGTGGGCCCCATATCTTTCTTGGTAGGTATGTAAGAAGGAGTAGGCCAGGgggctcaaggtgggggaaggggcgtCACAGTGAGATGGGTGAGAAGGGGCTGctcattcttgtcttggccagaggctttgagttcaatctctTTGAAGGGACCTTGACGTCCCACTGGCAGGACCACTGGAACCCAGATCTCCAAGGCTTAAAGGAAGGCAAGCAACACAACATGATGGAAAGAAACAAAGCCTTGGAGGCAGATACCTGAGCTCAGGTCCTGCCTCCGTCCTAGCTGCAGGACCTCGTGTAACTCCCCTAAGCGTTCTCAgcttcactttcttcttcttcacttTCCTCTTCTGTTGTGTTGCAGAGTCCCGAGGATGAAATGAACGGGTGTACATAAACTATGCTCCCTCGGCACCAAGAAGCAGCGGCTCTCACCCCACCGCCTCCAtcaccccacctcccagggctgggcTCTGTCATCTACCCCCTGCCCAGGATGGGAAATCAAGCAGGAACACAAATAACtatgagagaagagagaaagcaggagGTGCTCGAAGAGCAGACAAGCCTGGTGAGGATGCCCAAGCAGGACTTTATGGAGACAGTGCTGTTCAATCTGGACCTGACCTGTTTTGTCGGATTTCAGGAGATGGAAATAGATGGGAGGCTGTGAGACTTCACATCTGGTAACTGGATAGGGCGCAGGGTGGAAGGGTGGCTGTGTCGGTTATTCCACGAACGAAAGGGCTGCTTGGTGTGTGACATGGCCTGATTCAGGCCCTGCCTTGGCGCTAGGTTCTAGGTGAGCCCTGGGCCCTGCGCTTAAGCTCACACTCCAGGCTGAGAGGCTGCCTGGATCCCTTCCCCCATGGGGTTCCCCACTGCTGTCTGACTCTGCGGTCAGCAGGACCCCAGGTCCCACCTGGAGGGGCTCCCTCTGGGGCAGCCTCTGGGTTGTATCTCCCTCAgaagggatggggggtgggggggcggggagtgtgGCAAGGGCTATGGGCAAGCCTACCTCCACCCCCCTGGAAAAGCTGGCATGAGAGAGAAAGGCCCAGTATCTTGCTTTCGGCATCTCAGACCAGCTGGGATTCTATTTTTAACCAGCACCGTCTTCGCTGACAGCTTGGAACGGCTTCTCCCTCCTcgtcttccttcctcctgcctcttgcAGCCCAGCGTCCTGCAGGAAGCCCCGAGGGGAGCAGCCTCAGCACCGGTGAACAGAGGACCACGCCTTTCTCATTGTCCCTCACTCCACCCGACCCTGGTCCAGCATCATTAGTGGGTGGATGTTGAAGGTATTATTGGCTGTGACACTAACGAGGTTGAAATTTCAGGGCTTCTCACTTGCCTAAGTCTCTCCCAAGGCCCCGGATCGTGTCCTAGCAATTGTGTATctgtaattttgtatttttttttttcttaaaagagacaCCCAATTTTATAAGCTCCAGGCCTTGCAAAACTTGGGTCTGCCTCCTGATGGGTGTGGCTTCTCTCCCACCTCCAGCTCAGCCTCTGCGTCAATAGGATTATTTCTGTCTTGCTCTAATGGAGCGCATGACCTTGAGTAGCTTTCTTTCCTGCTCTGGGtctcggtttccccatctgtttcAAGACGAAGTGTCAAGGAGCCCCCTCCCAGCATATCATGCCTCTGATTATCCatatctgtcccctttggtgagGCCATCTGTTCTTCTCCATTTGTCACTGGGTTCGTGGAGGGGGGATGTTgcagtctctgcctctctctggggCTGGATCAGTCTTATATTCCCAAGGGAGGCTGGGCTCTGGGACTCCTATTCAGGTccagctccctgcctccccaccccgccccctgaCCCCCTCCTCCACGTTGCTGACCAGTAAGGATGCTTCCGAGGGGCAGAAGTTTGAGCAGGTTCTGAAGAGGACATTAGAGAGGCCCTGCTCCTGGGAATTCCTGCGgggatacagtgggttaagaacctgactgcagctacttgggttgctatggaggtgcccaggttcgatccctggcctgggagcttccttatgctgctggtgtggccacgattttcttttaaaggcttTACTTGGGGTTCCTggcacggctcagtggaaatgaatctgactagcatccatgaggatgcaggttcaatccctgaccccactcagtgggttaaggatccggtgttgccatgagctgtggtataggtcgcagacaagactcggatctgacgttgctgtggctgtggcatagctacagttccgatctgacccctagccgggCAACattcatatgcagtgggtgtggccctaaaaagcaaaaaaaaaaaaaaaagaaagaaaggctttaCTATTTAATTAATTCTGTATACCTGTCATGGTCTGATCCctggtgtttctttcttttttaaatttaattttacaatttttattttagatcggagtatagttgatttacaatgttgcgttaggttcgggtgtacagcaaaatgacccagttatacatacacacattgaATAAACTGGGTCTTATCATACAGTGCGTCCTCTTTTCACGAGAATTTTAAGAAGCATCTATGAATACAGGACCTTGACAATGTGCTCCGGGATCACGATGtgtcctcccctcccacccccactcgcAGCTGCTACGGACAAGGACACTGAAGTGCAGGGGCCAGCGTGACCGCCTGGAGAGAATCCACACCGCCTCACATAGCCACAGACGGTGGGCTTTTGGGCAGGGGTCATGCACAGCAGGAGTGAGCAGCAGGGACCCGACAGAGAGGACGCCACAAAGTCCCCTGTGGCCTCCTCGTGGGCCCCAAAAAGCCCAAAAAAGAACGTTGAGGAGGAAGTCAAGTCTGTTATTATTTCTTGAAGAGGTCGGGTGAGGGAGGCGGGGAAGGAACGAGGGGACTTTTCTGTGCAAAGCAGCCTGTGGGTCTGGGGAGCGTGAGGTTGGGCAGGCTGGTGTCTGCAGCGCTGCCCGGGGAAGGGCACTGTGAGGtcaaggggtggggggcagcctggAGCCTCTCAGGCTTCATTCCTGTGCCAGGCTCCAGACCCTAAACCATTCAGTACCAGGACTATACGTGTGAGAGGCAGGTTGGCTCCGGGTGGAGTTTCCACTGCGGCAGGGTAGGTGACAGCTGGGGACGCTGGGCGTTTGCAAGGCCAAGTTAATGTCCTGTCTCCATGTGCCAGGCTCAGTCCCGCGTCCAGAGCGCCTCCTTTGCTGAGGGAGGCTcgggttcgtttcctctgtgcaCCTTGTCCCGTGCAGGGCAGTGAGTCAGTCTCTTGTGTCCCTTGCTCTGTGTCTCTTGCGTGTCCGGCTGGGACCATGCGTGTAGGAATCCGTCGGTCCTGCCTCGCACCCCTGCTCCCGCTCCACCCCTCAGCCAGGCCCCAGCGTGCTGATGGTGGTGTAGCTCAGCCTGGACAGGGATGcgatggagggggtgggggggtcctcgTCTGGCAGGGGTCTGGGGCGAGCTCGCGGAGGCCGGGGGCAGCAGCGGGCGCACGTGTCCAGGCAGGCCTGGCGAAAGCGGCGGTGCATGAAGCAGTAGACCAGGGGGTTGACACAGGCGGAGGCGTAGCTCAGCAAGTGGATGAAGGAGATGGGCGCCCCCGAAAGAGCGCGATGGGCACCCGGGCCGTCGAAGGCGCGCCAGGTGTTGGCGCTGTACACTGGCAACcaacacaggaaaaaaagcaCGACGATCACCAGCAACATCCGCACCACGCGCTTCTTAGCCAACAGCTTGGCCTGGGCGGGCCGGGGTCCGGATCCTGGCCCGGGCGTGGGCGCCGTCAGCGCAGACATCTCCAGCGCGGGCCGGGAGCGCGGAAGCTGCACGTAGCAGCCATCGCCATCCTCACCCGCCAGCCGCGTCTCCGACCGGCAGTGCCCGTTCGGGTGGGCAGGACCTGAGCACAGACGGTGAGCGGTCGGAAGAGAAGCCGAGGCCTCCAAACCTGCAGCCCTCTCCACGTGCTGCCCTGCGGTTTCCAGCCTCTCAACAGACTCACACGTCTTTCCCAAGCCCCACCCGCCTTTCCCGAGCCCCACCCACTCTAGGCCCCGCCCCTCCCAAAGTCCCGCCCCTCCTGGACTTCACGCACCTTGTCCTGCCCCACCTGGCAGCCCTCCTTGACTTCCGACCTGGCTCTGGCTCTCGCAGTCACTGTCACCGTCAAAGCGAAGCCCCAAGTAGAGCTCTCGGGAGATGAGCCCATAGGCCACTGCCATAACCACCCCTGGCACGAAGAACAAAAGCAGGAGCAGCAGGACCGACCTGGGGACAAAGCACAGACCAGTCACGTGGGTCTCCGTCCAGCTATAATCATAGATGGAGGAAGACCCGAGGATTGATGTTTCTAGAGCTGGTGGCCAGGCCCCAGGGGTACAAGTAGGATTTGGGGGTGCAGCTGGGAAGGGCTTGAGAACTGGGGAGGAGCCCCGAAAGGGGTGCCGAAAAGGAATTGGAGTGGTGATTCTTGGAGAAGCTAGAGGAGGATTCTGGGGGATGGCCGTGATGCTCTGATGGAGACGGAGATGGCAATTCCCAGGAATGGGTACCAGGCACCCTCACCAGGTTTGGCGAATCCGCGCGCTGGGCCAGCGATGCATGCACTGCAGCACACGAGGTCCCGCCGGCTGCACGGCCGTGTACACCGGGTAAGGCACCATGAGCAGCCCCGACAGCATCCACGTGGCCACGATCACCCGAGCCGCGTGGGAGCGGGTCTGCCACACCCGCGCCTGCAGTGGTCGGCAGATGGCGCTGTACCGCTCCAGGGCGATGGCCACGAGGCTCAGCGTGGACACACTCACAGACACCCCTagcaaggggagaggaaggggtcACCCAGGAAAGTTGCATTACACACTCAGCAGTGTGACCTCCTCACCCCGGTCAGAGACGGACCCCTCCGTCCGGGAAAGGCTTTAGGAGAGGGAGACGGGCAAGGGAGGCAGGGCTGTTGCCTCACTTACCCATGAAGTAGGAAACCGCCTTGCACACGACCGTGCCAAAGATAAACGTGCCCATGAGATTGGGCAGGAGAGTGAAAGGCATGCAGGCCACGGCCAGCAGGAGGTCGCTGACGGCTAGCGAGAGCAGGAAGGCGTTGGTGACGGTCCTCAGGCGGCGGCTCAGTCCCAGGACCACGATGATAAGCACATTTCCGGCGACACTCATCAGAAAGATCGCCGCGTAGAGGGTGATCCGGACGGCCAGCTCCAGTTCTGGGTGGGAAAAAGGACAGGTGGCAGCAAGGGCTCTGGCCCCCACTCAGCGGGGTTCTCCCTTCTCacttacccccaccccccaccccgggccagATGCCCCGCTCCCCAAATCCCCCCTGCGACTCCCAGTGGTCCATGACACTGCcttaaacaacagcaataacGGTAACAACAACGGAAACCCCTTCACCTGCTCTCAACTGTCTGCGACCCTCTAGCTGGGCATCCAGATTCTCCAAGAACTGCCCtgttcctcctcccaccccctccctgc
This region includes:
- the CCKBR gene encoding gastrin/cholecystokinin type B receptor, with protein sequence MELLKLNRSLPGPGPGAALCRPGGPLLNGSGAGNLSCEPPRIRGAGTRELELAVRITLYAAIFLMSVAGNVLIIVVLGLSRRLRTVTNAFLLSLAVSDLLLAVACMPFTLLPNLMGTFIFGTVVCKAVSYFMGVSVSVSTLSLVAIALERYSAICRPLQARVWQTRSHAARVIVATWMLSGLLMVPYPVYTAVQPAGPRVLQCMHRWPSARIRQTWSVLLLLLLFFVPGVVMAVAYGLISRELYLGLRFDGDSDCESQSQVGSQGGLPGGAGQGPAHPNGHCRSETRLAGEDGDGCYVQLPRSRPALEMSALTAPTPGPGSGPRPAQAKLLAKKRVVRMLLVIVVLFFLCWLPVYSANTWRAFDGPGAHRALSGAPISFIHLLSYASACVNPLVYCFMHRRFRQACLDTCARCCPRPPRARPRPLPDEDPPTPSIASLSRLSYTTISTLGPG